One Malaclemys terrapin pileata isolate rMalTer1 chromosome 7, rMalTer1.hap1, whole genome shotgun sequence genomic region harbors:
- the SF1 gene encoding splicing factor 1 isoform X3, translating into MAATGANATPLGKLHPPPPPGKPGYPMPPPGPPGLVLPGPPPPPPPGPGQAQAALLGPMAAAAYPFAALPPPPPPPPPPPPPPQPQPPPQQPQPPPPPPPPPPPQQQQPPPQAGGPQPPPQYGQYRYPSPPPPPQGHEQQQPPPPQQQQDENGPGGGSNHDFPNKKRKRSRWNQDTMEQKTVIPGMPTVIPPGLTREQERAYIVQLQIEDLTRKLRTGDLGIPPNPEDRSPSPEPIYNSEGKRLNTREFRTRKKLEEERHNLITEMVALNPDFKPPADYKPPATRVSDKVMIPQDEYPEINFVGLLIGPRGNTLKNIEKECNAKIMIRGKGSVKEGKVGRKDGQMLPGEDEPLHALVTANTMENVKKAVEQIRNILKQGIETPEDQNDLRKMQLRELARLNGTLREDDNRILRPWQSAETRSITNTTVCTKCGGAGHIASDCKFSRPGDPQSAQDKARMDKEYLSLMAELGEAPVPASVGSSSGPTNTPLSSGPRPSGPGNNPPPPNRPPWMNSGPSDNRPYHGMHGGPGGPGGPHNFHHPMPNMGGHGGHPMQHNPNGPPPWMQPHHPPMNQGPHPPGHPGPHHMVPGKYACGLWGLSPASRKRYDAAADGYDGPAAPSAQWSASPASLWSSPPMAAAAAASAATSQQQYGVQYSLAMAAKYDDHHHHERWHRVHPAMAAAGGCGGGFYGGPADARQPLHGPFASRGPASAAARGPASSAAAAAWLRGHDVRPAPSPAPHGPF; encoded by the exons ATGGCGGCGACTGGAGCCAACGCCACGCCGCTAGGGAagctccatccacccccaccgcCGGGGAAACCGGGCTACCCGATGCCTCCGCCGGGTCCCCCAGGACTGGTCCTTCCAGggcccccacctccaccacccccaGGCCCGGGCCAGGCCCAAGCAGCTCTGCTGGGCCCTATGGCGGCTGCTGCGTACCCCTTCGccgcgctgccgccgccgcctcctccgccacctccgccccctccgccgccccagcctcagcccccgccgcagcagccgcagcccccaccgcccccacccccgcctcctcCTCCGCAGCAGCAACAGCCGCCGCCTCAGGCCGGGGGGCCTCAGCCCCCACCTCAGTACGGACAATACCGGTATCCgtccccgccgccgcccccgcaGGGCcacgagcagcagcagccgccgccgccgcaaCAACAGCAGGATGAGAAcggcccgggagggggcagtaaTCACG ATTTCCCTAATAAGAAGCGGAAGAGAAGCAGATGGAACCAAGACACCATGGAGCAGAAGACTGTCATCCCAGGAATGCCCACTGTTATCCCTCCTGGACTCACTCGTGAGCAAGAGAGAGCTTATATAG TGCAACTGCAGATTGAAGACCTGACTCGTAAACTGCGCACAGGAGACCTGGGCATCCCCCCTAACCCAGAGGACAG gtccccttcccctgagcccatTTACAATAGCGAGGGGAAGCGCCTGAATACCCGTGAGTTCCGCACCCGCAAGAAACTGGAGGAGGAGAGGCATAACCTCATCACAGAGATGGTGGCCCTCAACCCGGACTTCAAGCCACCAGCTGATTACAA gcctCCAGCGACCCGAGTGAGCGATAAGGTGATGATCCCACAGGATGAATATCCTGAGATTAACTTTGTGGGGCTTCTGATTGGACCCAG AGGTAATACACTGAAGAATATTGAGAAGGAATGCAATGCCAAGATCATGATCCGGGGGAAGGGGTCGGTGAAGGAAGGGAAGGTGGGCCGAAAAGATGGCCAGATGCTACCTGGAGAAGATGAGCCTCTTCATGCTCTGGTCACTGCCAACACCATGGAGAATGTGAAGAAGGCTGTGGAACAG ATCCGAAATATTCTGAAGCAAGGCATTGAAACACCAGAAGACCAGAATGACTTGCGGAAGATGCAGCTGCGTGAGCTGGCCCGGCTTAATGGGACGCTGCGGGAAGATGACAACAG GATCCTGCGGCCATGGCAAAGTGCGGAGACCCGCAGCATCACCAACACCACTGTGTGTACCAAATGTGGAGGAGCTGGACACATTGCCTCTGACTGCAAGTTCTCTAG ACCTGGCGACCCTCAATCTGCTCAGGACAAAGCCCGCATGGACAAAGAATACCTGTCCctgatggcagagctgggagaagctccagtcccagcatctgtgGGATCTTCCTCTGGCCCCACCAATACACCTCTGTCAAGCGGGCCCAGACCTTCGGGACCAGGAAACAACCCGCCTCCTCCT AACCGTCCTCCGTGGATGAACTCCGGCCCCTCTGATAACCGGCCCTACCATGGGATGCATGGAGGACCTGGGGGTCCAGGTGGGCCTCACAACTTCCACCACCCCATGCCCAACATGGGTGGGCATGGTGGCCATCCAATGCAGCACAATCCCAATGGCCCACCACCCTGGATGCAGCCACATCATCCACCCATGAACCAGGGGCCACATCCTCCAGGTCACCCGGGCCCCCACCACATGG TACCTGGGAAATACGCCTGTGGGCTCTGGGGTCTATCGCCTGCATCAAGGAAAAG GTATGATGCCGCCGCCGATGGGTATGATGGCCCCGCCGCCCCCTCCGCCCAGTGGTCAGCCTCCCCCGCCTCCCTCTGGTCCTCTCcccccatggcagcagcagcagcagcctccgcCGCCACCTCCCAGCAACAGTATGGCGTCCAGTACTCCCTTGCCATGGCAGCAAA ATACGacgaccaccaccaccacgagcGCTGGCACCGGGTCCATCCcgccatggcagcagcagggggctgcggtGGCGGCTTCTACGGGGGCCCCGCAGATGCAAGGCAACCCCTCCATGGTCCCTTTGCCTCCAGGGGTCCAGCCTCCGCTGCCGCCCGGGGCCCCGCctcctccgccgccgccgccgcctggcTCCGCGGGCATGATgtacgccccgccccctcccccgccccccatggacCCTTCTAA
- the SF1 gene encoding splicing factor 1 isoform X1: MRCKGWKVRETRTEETLMAATGANATPLGKLHPPPPPGKPGYPMPPPGPPGLVLPGPPPPPPPGPGQAQAALLGPMAAAAYPFAALPPPPPPPPPPPPPPQPQPPPQQPQPPPPPPPPPPPQQQQPPPQAGGPQPPPQYGQYRYPSPPPPPQGHEQQQPPPPQQQQDENGPGGGSNHDFPNKKRKRSRWNQDTMEQKTVIPGMPTVIPPGLTREQERAYIVQLQIEDLTRKLRTGDLGIPPNPEDRSPSPEPIYNSEGKRLNTREFRTRKKLEEERHNLITEMVALNPDFKPPADYKPPATRVSDKVMIPQDEYPEINFVGLLIGPRGNTLKNIEKECNAKIMIRGKGSVKEGKVGRKDGQMLPGEDEPLHALVTANTMENVKKAVEQIRNILKQGIETPEDQNDLRKMQLRELARLNGTLREDDNRILRPWQSAETRSITNTTVCTKCGGAGHIASDCKFSRPGDPQSAQDKARMDKEYLSLMAELGEAPVPASVGSSSGPTNTPLSSGPRPSGPGNNPPPPNRPPWMNSGPSDNRPYHGMHGGPGGPGGPHNFHHPMPNMGGHGGHPMQHNPNGPPPWMQPHHPPMNQGPHPPGHPGPHHMDQYLGNTPVGSGVYRLHQGKGMMPPPMGMMAPPPPPPSGQPPPPPSGPLPPWQQQQQPPPPPPSNSMASSTPLPWQQNTTTTTTTSAGTGSIPPWQQQGAAVAASTGAPQMQGNPSMVPLPPGVQPPLPPGAPPPPPPPPPGSAGMMYAPPPPPPPMDPSNFVTMMGMGVPALPPFGMPPAPPPPPPQN; encoded by the exons ATGAGGTGCAAAGGCTGGAAGGTTCGCGAAACGCGAACTGAAGAGACTCTAATGGCGGCGACTGGAGCCAACGCCACGCCGCTAGGGAagctccatccacccccaccgcCGGGGAAACCGGGCTACCCGATGCCTCCGCCGGGTCCCCCAGGACTGGTCCTTCCAGggcccccacctccaccacccccaGGCCCGGGCCAGGCCCAAGCAGCTCTGCTGGGCCCTATGGCGGCTGCTGCGTACCCCTTCGccgcgctgccgccgccgcctcctccgccacctccgccccctccgccgccccagcctcagcccccgccgcagcagccgcagcccccaccgcccccacccccgcctcctcCTCCGCAGCAGCAACAGCCGCCGCCTCAGGCCGGGGGGCCTCAGCCCCCACCTCAGTACGGACAATACCGGTATCCgtccccgccgccgcccccgcaGGGCcacgagcagcagcagccgccgccgccgcaaCAACAGCAGGATGAGAAcggcccgggagggggcagtaaTCACG ATTTCCCTAATAAGAAGCGGAAGAGAAGCAGATGGAACCAAGACACCATGGAGCAGAAGACTGTCATCCCAGGAATGCCCACTGTTATCCCTCCTGGACTCACTCGTGAGCAAGAGAGAGCTTATATAG TGCAACTGCAGATTGAAGACCTGACTCGTAAACTGCGCACAGGAGACCTGGGCATCCCCCCTAACCCAGAGGACAG gtccccttcccctgagcccatTTACAATAGCGAGGGGAAGCGCCTGAATACCCGTGAGTTCCGCACCCGCAAGAAACTGGAGGAGGAGAGGCATAACCTCATCACAGAGATGGTGGCCCTCAACCCGGACTTCAAGCCACCAGCTGATTACAA gcctCCAGCGACCCGAGTGAGCGATAAGGTGATGATCCCACAGGATGAATATCCTGAGATTAACTTTGTGGGGCTTCTGATTGGACCCAG AGGTAATACACTGAAGAATATTGAGAAGGAATGCAATGCCAAGATCATGATCCGGGGGAAGGGGTCGGTGAAGGAAGGGAAGGTGGGCCGAAAAGATGGCCAGATGCTACCTGGAGAAGATGAGCCTCTTCATGCTCTGGTCACTGCCAACACCATGGAGAATGTGAAGAAGGCTGTGGAACAG ATCCGAAATATTCTGAAGCAAGGCATTGAAACACCAGAAGACCAGAATGACTTGCGGAAGATGCAGCTGCGTGAGCTGGCCCGGCTTAATGGGACGCTGCGGGAAGATGACAACAG GATCCTGCGGCCATGGCAAAGTGCGGAGACCCGCAGCATCACCAACACCACTGTGTGTACCAAATGTGGAGGAGCTGGACACATTGCCTCTGACTGCAAGTTCTCTAG ACCTGGCGACCCTCAATCTGCTCAGGACAAAGCCCGCATGGACAAAGAATACCTGTCCctgatggcagagctgggagaagctccagtcccagcatctgtgGGATCTTCCTCTGGCCCCACCAATACACCTCTGTCAAGCGGGCCCAGACCTTCGGGACCAGGAAACAACCCGCCTCCTCCT AACCGTCCTCCGTGGATGAACTCCGGCCCCTCTGATAACCGGCCCTACCATGGGATGCATGGAGGACCTGGGGGTCCAGGTGGGCCTCACAACTTCCACCACCCCATGCCCAACATGGGTGGGCATGGTGGCCATCCAATGCAGCACAATCCCAATGGCCCACCACCCTGGATGCAGCCACATCATCCACCCATGAACCAGGGGCCACATCCTCCAGGTCACCCGGGCCCCCACCACATGG ATCAGTACCTGGGAAATACGCCTGTGGGCTCTGGGGTCTATCGCCTGCATCAAGGAAAAG GTATGATGCCGCCGCCGATGGGTATGATGGCCCCGCCGCCCCCTCCGCCCAGTGGTCAGCCTCCCCCGCCTCCCTCTGGTCCTCTCcccccatggcagcagcagcagcagcctccgcCGCCACCTCCCAGCAACAGTATGGCGTCCAGTACTCCCTTGCCATGGCAGCAAA ATACGacgaccaccaccaccacgagcGCTGGCACCGGGTCCATCCcgccatggcagcagcagggggctgcggtGGCGGCTTCTACGGGGGCCCCGCAGATGCAAGGCAACCCCTCCATGGTCCCTTTGCCTCCAGGGGTCCAGCCTCCGCTGCCGCCCGGGGCCCCGCctcctccgccgccgccgccgcctggcTCCGCGGGCATGATgtacgccccgccccctcccccgccccccatggacCCTTCTAATTTCGTCACCatgatggggatgggggtgccGGCCTTGCCACCATTCGGCATGCCCCCCGCGCCTCCGCCACCCCCACCACAGAACTGA
- the SF1 gene encoding splicing factor 1 isoform X4 gives MAATGANATPLGKLHPPPPPGKPGYPMPPPGPPGLVLPGPPPPPPPGPGQAQAALLGPMAAAAYPFAALPPPPPPPPPPPPPPQPQPPPQQPQPPPPPPPPPPPQQQQPPPQAGGPQPPPQYGQYRYPSPPPPPQGHEQQQPPPPQQQQDENGPGGGSNHDFPNKKRKRSRWNQDTMEQKTVIPGMPTVIPPGLTREQERAYIVQLQIEDLTRKLRTGDLGIPPNPEDRSPSPEPIYNSEGKRLNTREFRTRKKLEEERHNLITEMVALNPDFKPPADYKPPATRVSDKVMIPQDEYPEINFVGLLIGPRGNTLKNIEKECNAKIMIRGKGSVKEGKVGRKDGQMLPGEDEPLHALVTANTMENVKKAVEQIRNILKQGIETPEDQNDLRKMQLRELARLNGTLREDDNRILRPWQSAETRSITNTTVCTKCGGAGHIASDCKFSRPGDPQSAQDKARMDKEYLSLMAELGEAPVPASVGSSSGPTNTPLSSGPRPSGPGNNPPPPNRPPWMNSGPSDNRPYHGMHGGPGGPGGPHNFHHPMPNMGGHGGHPMQHNPNGPPPWMQPHHPPMNQGPHPPGHPGPHHMDQYLGNTPVGSGVYRLHQGKDTTTTTTTSAGTGSIPPWQQQGAAVAASTGAPQMQGNPSMVPLPPGVQPPLPPGAPPPPPPPPPGSAGMMYAPPPPPPPMDPSNFVTMMGMGVPALPPFGMPPAPPPPPPQN, from the exons ATGGCGGCGACTGGAGCCAACGCCACGCCGCTAGGGAagctccatccacccccaccgcCGGGGAAACCGGGCTACCCGATGCCTCCGCCGGGTCCCCCAGGACTGGTCCTTCCAGggcccccacctccaccacccccaGGCCCGGGCCAGGCCCAAGCAGCTCTGCTGGGCCCTATGGCGGCTGCTGCGTACCCCTTCGccgcgctgccgccgccgcctcctccgccacctccgccccctccgccgccccagcctcagcccccgccgcagcagccgcagcccccaccgcccccacccccgcctcctcCTCCGCAGCAGCAACAGCCGCCGCCTCAGGCCGGGGGGCCTCAGCCCCCACCTCAGTACGGACAATACCGGTATCCgtccccgccgccgcccccgcaGGGCcacgagcagcagcagccgccgccgccgcaaCAACAGCAGGATGAGAAcggcccgggagggggcagtaaTCACG ATTTCCCTAATAAGAAGCGGAAGAGAAGCAGATGGAACCAAGACACCATGGAGCAGAAGACTGTCATCCCAGGAATGCCCACTGTTATCCCTCCTGGACTCACTCGTGAGCAAGAGAGAGCTTATATAG TGCAACTGCAGATTGAAGACCTGACTCGTAAACTGCGCACAGGAGACCTGGGCATCCCCCCTAACCCAGAGGACAG gtccccttcccctgagcccatTTACAATAGCGAGGGGAAGCGCCTGAATACCCGTGAGTTCCGCACCCGCAAGAAACTGGAGGAGGAGAGGCATAACCTCATCACAGAGATGGTGGCCCTCAACCCGGACTTCAAGCCACCAGCTGATTACAA gcctCCAGCGACCCGAGTGAGCGATAAGGTGATGATCCCACAGGATGAATATCCTGAGATTAACTTTGTGGGGCTTCTGATTGGACCCAG AGGTAATACACTGAAGAATATTGAGAAGGAATGCAATGCCAAGATCATGATCCGGGGGAAGGGGTCGGTGAAGGAAGGGAAGGTGGGCCGAAAAGATGGCCAGATGCTACCTGGAGAAGATGAGCCTCTTCATGCTCTGGTCACTGCCAACACCATGGAGAATGTGAAGAAGGCTGTGGAACAG ATCCGAAATATTCTGAAGCAAGGCATTGAAACACCAGAAGACCAGAATGACTTGCGGAAGATGCAGCTGCGTGAGCTGGCCCGGCTTAATGGGACGCTGCGGGAAGATGACAACAG GATCCTGCGGCCATGGCAAAGTGCGGAGACCCGCAGCATCACCAACACCACTGTGTGTACCAAATGTGGAGGAGCTGGACACATTGCCTCTGACTGCAAGTTCTCTAG ACCTGGCGACCCTCAATCTGCTCAGGACAAAGCCCGCATGGACAAAGAATACCTGTCCctgatggcagagctgggagaagctccagtcccagcatctgtgGGATCTTCCTCTGGCCCCACCAATACACCTCTGTCAAGCGGGCCCAGACCTTCGGGACCAGGAAACAACCCGCCTCCTCCT AACCGTCCTCCGTGGATGAACTCCGGCCCCTCTGATAACCGGCCCTACCATGGGATGCATGGAGGACCTGGGGGTCCAGGTGGGCCTCACAACTTCCACCACCCCATGCCCAACATGGGTGGGCATGGTGGCCATCCAATGCAGCACAATCCCAATGGCCCACCACCCTGGATGCAGCCACATCATCCACCCATGAACCAGGGGCCACATCCTCCAGGTCACCCGGGCCCCCACCACATGG ATCAGTACCTGGGAAATACGCCTGTGGGCTCTGGGGTCTATCGCCTGCATCAAGGAAAAG ATACGacgaccaccaccaccacgagcGCTGGCACCGGGTCCATCCcgccatggcagcagcagggggctgcggtGGCGGCTTCTACGGGGGCCCCGCAGATGCAAGGCAACCCCTCCATGGTCCCTTTGCCTCCAGGGGTCCAGCCTCCGCTGCCGCCCGGGGCCCCGCctcctccgccgccgccgccgcctggcTCCGCGGGCATGATgtacgccccgccccctcccccgccccccatggacCCTTCTAATTTCGTCACCatgatggggatgggggtgccGGCCTTGCCACCATTCGGCATGCCCCCCGCGCCTCCGCCACCCCCACCACAGAACTGA
- the SF1 gene encoding splicing factor 1 isoform X5, translating to MAATGANATPLGKLHPPPPPGKPGYPMPPPGPPGLVLPGPPPPPPPGPGQAQAALLGPMAAAAYPFAALPPPPPPPPPPPPPPQPQPPPQQPQPPPPPPPPPPPQQQQPPPQAGGPQPPPQYGQYRYPSPPPPPQGHEQQQPPPPQQQQDENGPGGGSNHDFPNKKRKRSRWNQDTMEQKTVIPGMPTVIPPGLTREQERAYIVQLQIEDLTRKLRTGDLGIPPNPEDRSPSPEPIYNSEGKRLNTREFRTRKKLEEERHNLITEMVALNPDFKPPADYKPPATRVSDKVMIPQDEYPEINFVGLLIGPRGNTLKNIEKECNAKIMIRGKGSVKEGKVGRKDGQMLPGEDEPLHALVTANTMENVKKAVEQIRNILKQGIETPEDQNDLRKMQLRELARLNGTLREDDNRILRPWQSAETRSITNTTVCTKCGGAGHIASDCKFSRPGDPQSAQDKARMDKEYLSLMAELGEAPVPASVGSSSGPTNTPLSSGPRPSGPGNNPPPPNRPPWMNSGPSDNRPYHGMHGGPGGPGGPHNFHHPMPNMGGHGGHPMQHNPNGPPPWMQPHHPPMNQGPHPPGHPGPHHMVPGKYACGLWGLSPASRKRYDDHHHHERWHRVHPAMAAAGGCGGGFYGGPADARQPLHGPFASRGPASAAARGPASSAAAAAWLRGHDVRPAPSPAPHGPF from the exons ATGGCGGCGACTGGAGCCAACGCCACGCCGCTAGGGAagctccatccacccccaccgcCGGGGAAACCGGGCTACCCGATGCCTCCGCCGGGTCCCCCAGGACTGGTCCTTCCAGggcccccacctccaccacccccaGGCCCGGGCCAGGCCCAAGCAGCTCTGCTGGGCCCTATGGCGGCTGCTGCGTACCCCTTCGccgcgctgccgccgccgcctcctccgccacctccgccccctccgccgccccagcctcagcccccgccgcagcagccgcagcccccaccgcccccacccccgcctcctcCTCCGCAGCAGCAACAGCCGCCGCCTCAGGCCGGGGGGCCTCAGCCCCCACCTCAGTACGGACAATACCGGTATCCgtccccgccgccgcccccgcaGGGCcacgagcagcagcagccgccgccgccgcaaCAACAGCAGGATGAGAAcggcccgggagggggcagtaaTCACG ATTTCCCTAATAAGAAGCGGAAGAGAAGCAGATGGAACCAAGACACCATGGAGCAGAAGACTGTCATCCCAGGAATGCCCACTGTTATCCCTCCTGGACTCACTCGTGAGCAAGAGAGAGCTTATATAG TGCAACTGCAGATTGAAGACCTGACTCGTAAACTGCGCACAGGAGACCTGGGCATCCCCCCTAACCCAGAGGACAG gtccccttcccctgagcccatTTACAATAGCGAGGGGAAGCGCCTGAATACCCGTGAGTTCCGCACCCGCAAGAAACTGGAGGAGGAGAGGCATAACCTCATCACAGAGATGGTGGCCCTCAACCCGGACTTCAAGCCACCAGCTGATTACAA gcctCCAGCGACCCGAGTGAGCGATAAGGTGATGATCCCACAGGATGAATATCCTGAGATTAACTTTGTGGGGCTTCTGATTGGACCCAG AGGTAATACACTGAAGAATATTGAGAAGGAATGCAATGCCAAGATCATGATCCGGGGGAAGGGGTCGGTGAAGGAAGGGAAGGTGGGCCGAAAAGATGGCCAGATGCTACCTGGAGAAGATGAGCCTCTTCATGCTCTGGTCACTGCCAACACCATGGAGAATGTGAAGAAGGCTGTGGAACAG ATCCGAAATATTCTGAAGCAAGGCATTGAAACACCAGAAGACCAGAATGACTTGCGGAAGATGCAGCTGCGTGAGCTGGCCCGGCTTAATGGGACGCTGCGGGAAGATGACAACAG GATCCTGCGGCCATGGCAAAGTGCGGAGACCCGCAGCATCACCAACACCACTGTGTGTACCAAATGTGGAGGAGCTGGACACATTGCCTCTGACTGCAAGTTCTCTAG ACCTGGCGACCCTCAATCTGCTCAGGACAAAGCCCGCATGGACAAAGAATACCTGTCCctgatggcagagctgggagaagctccagtcccagcatctgtgGGATCTTCCTCTGGCCCCACCAATACACCTCTGTCAAGCGGGCCCAGACCTTCGGGACCAGGAAACAACCCGCCTCCTCCT AACCGTCCTCCGTGGATGAACTCCGGCCCCTCTGATAACCGGCCCTACCATGGGATGCATGGAGGACCTGGGGGTCCAGGTGGGCCTCACAACTTCCACCACCCCATGCCCAACATGGGTGGGCATGGTGGCCATCCAATGCAGCACAATCCCAATGGCCCACCACCCTGGATGCAGCCACATCATCCACCCATGAACCAGGGGCCACATCCTCCAGGTCACCCGGGCCCCCACCACATGG TACCTGGGAAATACGCCTGTGGGCTCTGGGGTCTATCGCCTGCATCAAGGAAAAG ATACGacgaccaccaccaccacgagcGCTGGCACCGGGTCCATCCcgccatggcagcagcagggggctgcggtGGCGGCTTCTACGGGGGCCCCGCAGATGCAAGGCAACCCCTCCATGGTCCCTTTGCCTCCAGGGGTCCAGCCTCCGCTGCCGCCCGGGGCCCCGCctcctccgccgccgccgccgcctggcTCCGCGGGCATGATgtacgccccgccccctcccccgccccccatggacCCTTCTAA
- the SF1 gene encoding splicing factor 1 isoform X7, producing the protein MVALNPDFKPPADYKPPATRVSDKVMIPQDEYPEINFVGLLIGPRGNTLKNIEKECNAKIMIRGKGSVKEGKVGRKDGQMLPGEDEPLHALVTANTMENVKKAVEQIRNILKQGIETPEDQNDLRKMQLRELARLNGTLREDDNRILRPWQSAETRSITNTTVCTKCGGAGHIASDCKFSRPGDPQSAQDKARMDKEYLSLMAELGEAPVPASVGSSSGPTNTPLSSGPRPSGPGNNPPPPNRPPWMNSGPSDNRPYHGMHGGPGGPGGPHNFHHPMPNMGGHGGHPMQHNPNGPPPWMQPHHPPMNQGPHPPGHPGPHHMDQYLGNTPVGSGVYRLHQGKGMMPPPMGMMAPPPPPPSGQPPPPPSGPLPPWQQQQQPPPPPPSNSMASSTPLPWQQNTTTTTTTSAGTGSIPPWQQQGAAVAASTGAPQMQGNPSMVPLPPGVQPPLPPGAPPPPPPPPPGSAGMMYAPPPPPPPMDPSNFVTMMGMGVPALPPFGMPPAPPPPPPQN; encoded by the exons ATGGTGGCCCTCAACCCGGACTTCAAGCCACCAGCTGATTACAA gcctCCAGCGACCCGAGTGAGCGATAAGGTGATGATCCCACAGGATGAATATCCTGAGATTAACTTTGTGGGGCTTCTGATTGGACCCAG AGGTAATACACTGAAGAATATTGAGAAGGAATGCAATGCCAAGATCATGATCCGGGGGAAGGGGTCGGTGAAGGAAGGGAAGGTGGGCCGAAAAGATGGCCAGATGCTACCTGGAGAAGATGAGCCTCTTCATGCTCTGGTCACTGCCAACACCATGGAGAATGTGAAGAAGGCTGTGGAACAG ATCCGAAATATTCTGAAGCAAGGCATTGAAACACCAGAAGACCAGAATGACTTGCGGAAGATGCAGCTGCGTGAGCTGGCCCGGCTTAATGGGACGCTGCGGGAAGATGACAACAG GATCCTGCGGCCATGGCAAAGTGCGGAGACCCGCAGCATCACCAACACCACTGTGTGTACCAAATGTGGAGGAGCTGGACACATTGCCTCTGACTGCAAGTTCTCTAG ACCTGGCGACCCTCAATCTGCTCAGGACAAAGCCCGCATGGACAAAGAATACCTGTCCctgatggcagagctgggagaagctccagtcccagcatctgtgGGATCTTCCTCTGGCCCCACCAATACACCTCTGTCAAGCGGGCCCAGACCTTCGGGACCAGGAAACAACCCGCCTCCTCCT AACCGTCCTCCGTGGATGAACTCCGGCCCCTCTGATAACCGGCCCTACCATGGGATGCATGGAGGACCTGGGGGTCCAGGTGGGCCTCACAACTTCCACCACCCCATGCCCAACATGGGTGGGCATGGTGGCCATCCAATGCAGCACAATCCCAATGGCCCACCACCCTGGATGCAGCCACATCATCCACCCATGAACCAGGGGCCACATCCTCCAGGTCACCCGGGCCCCCACCACATGG ATCAGTACCTGGGAAATACGCCTGTGGGCTCTGGGGTCTATCGCCTGCATCAAGGAAAAG GTATGATGCCGCCGCCGATGGGTATGATGGCCCCGCCGCCCCCTCCGCCCAGTGGTCAGCCTCCCCCGCCTCCCTCTGGTCCTCTCcccccatggcagcagcagcagcagcctccgcCGCCACCTCCCAGCAACAGTATGGCGTCCAGTACTCCCTTGCCATGGCAGCAAA ATACGacgaccaccaccaccacgagcGCTGGCACCGGGTCCATCCcgccatggcagcagcagggggctgcggtGGCGGCTTCTACGGGGGCCCCGCAGATGCAAGGCAACCCCTCCATGGTCCCTTTGCCTCCAGGGGTCCAGCCTCCGCTGCCGCCCGGGGCCCCGCctcctccgccgccgccgccgcctggcTCCGCGGGCATGATgtacgccccgccccctcccccgccccccatggacCCTTCTAATTTCGTCACCatgatggggatgggggtgccGGCCTTGCCACCATTCGGCATGCCCCCCGCGCCTCCGCCACCCCCACCACAGAACTGA